In the genome of Pseudomonas fluorescens, the window TCGCTGGAGGCGGTGGAGAAGCGCGGAATTTCTTCGACACTGACTTCGGCCAGGGTCTTGATCTGCGCCTGCTGTCCGGCCCACCCGGTACGACCGCTGGGGGCGGCTGCCCCGCCGCTTTCCACCATGGTTTCGGTGAGTGTGTTCCAGGCCCCGCACTCACCGCACTGGCCGGCCCATTTGGGGAAGGTTGAGCCGCACTCGGTGCAGCCGTACATGCGCTTGGCCTTGGCCATCGGAACTCCCGGAAAAAACCGCGATGATAGCTCAGCCAAGGCGCGCGAGTGCGGCCAGATATTTCGCAACCCCTTTGATGACTTCAAATAACCCTATTAAATACAGGTATATTGAAATACACCCTCCATACAAAACCTTGTATAAGTATTTTTCTCAACTCGGCCAACAAACTCTAGTGACTTGCCATATCGCACGCTTTGAAAACCTATACAAACTTTATTCATTTACATACTTTATGCACAATTCCAAAAACACTCACACAATACACAGCATTGATTCAGAGAAACACGCAACTTGTCTGACACCCAAAACTAACGAAACAGTTAATACCACTGCAACTACAATTAATTTTCAATAGAGCCTTCTGACCACTAACTGCCAGATCATCTTTAACGCCCCGATTCAGAGATGGTCTCTCAACCTTGGCTCGCCCACACAAACGACGCCATTTCGCTGAAAAAAATCGTCGTATGCAAAACTCCGCAGAAGGCCTGGCCGCCCCACAGATGAGATCCATCGGTGAATTTTTCAACACCACCCGGGTCGATTGCTGGCAAGCACAGCAGGCAGTTGATTCGAGCAGGAAGCGATTTGCTGATTTACACTGCGTGCATCAACCTCATCTGTAACAAGGAAATAACCTATGGGCGTGCTCAATGAGTTCAAGGCCTTCGCGGTCAAAGGCAACGTGGTCGACATGGCCGTCGGTATCATCATCGGTGCGGCCTTTGGCAAGATCGTTACGTCGTTTGTCGGTGACCTGATCATGCCGCCAATCGGGATGCTGATCGGTGGCGTGGACTTCAGTGATCTGGCCATAACGCTCAAGGCAGCGGAGGGTGCTGCTCCGGCAGTGATGCTGGCTTATGGCAAATTCATCCAGACCATCATCGACTTCGTCATCGTCGCCTTCGCGATCTTCATGGGCGTCAAGGCCATCAACCGCCTGAAGCGCGAAGAGGCCGTGGCCCCTAGCCTGCCGCCGGTTCCAACCAAGGAAGAAGAGTTGCTGGGCGAGATCCGCGACTTGCTCAAGGCCCAGAACAACCGGCCTTGACAGCATTAGCAAAAAAAAACGGCGCCTTCGAGGCGCCGTTTTTCTTACCAGAAGTTTTCCACCGCCACCTGGCCGGGTCGCCGGCTGAGGCTCAAGTGCATATCCCGCTTTTTGAGCAGCTTGCGCGTGTCATCGATCATCTGCGGATTGCCGCACAGCATGACCCGTGAGTGCTCGGGCGTCAGCGCAACACCCGCGGTGCGCTCCAGTTCGCCGTTTTCAATCAGCGCGGTGATCCGCCCGTTCAATGCACCGGGATGTTGCTCACGAGTGACTGTGGTGATCAATTGCAGTTTGTGTGCGTACTCCGCCAGATATTCAAGTTTCGCCAGCCCTGCGATCAGTTCCTGATAAGCCAGTTCCCGGGCTTCGCGAACGCTGTAGACCAGAATGATCCGCTCGAATCGCTCCCAGACTTCGAAGTCCTGGAGTATCGACAGGAACGGCGCGATGCCCGTGCCTGTGGCTAACAACCACAGATCAGGCCCATCGACAAACCGGTCCAGCGTCAGGTAACCGAAGGCCTGGCGGTCGACCAGCAATGCATCACCAACGCCCAGTCGGCTGAGTTCGCTGGTGAACTCACCGCCCGGTACAACAATGGAGAAGAACTCGAGGAACTCGTCAAAGGGCGAGGACACCATCGAATAGGCGCGCCATACCGTGCTGCCGTCAGCCTTGGTGACGCCCAATCGGGCAAACTGCCCCGCCCGAAAACGAAACCCTGCATCCCGCGTGGCGCGCAGGGTAAACAGGTTCGGGGTCAACGGATGAACCTCGAGCAAGGTCTGACGGGTAAATTTTTCTTCACTGACGGACATGGAAGGCTCCAATCAAAAGATACCCCAGTGTCCCGCAAAGAAAGCAGCGTAACCACCGACAATTTGTAGTGACATTAATCTGTACTAGTGACCGAATACTAAATGCGGCACACAACCATCAATACAAAATGACAAATGGCATTTTATAATTCATCAATTGCCTAAGAACCAGGAACACACTTTTTCAACAGTCAAAAGAGCAAAATTGTCGAACCATAATCGTAGGAACTGTCCTACACTTCGTGGCGTGCCGGATCTTGGATCCAAGATTGCATCCGGAAGACACGTTAATGGAGATCATTGTATGGAGATCTGGAAGGAGTCACAGCTCAACCAATTGGCACACACACAAGAGATCAATACCGCCTATCGAATCGCGCTCAACTTCGCTAGAAACCTTGGATATAAATTTTGTGGCTTTTCAATTACTTCGAACTCAGTCGTGACCGGCGCCAGTCCGGTGAACCTGAACAATTTTCCCCATGAGTGGAACATTCAATATGAAAAAAACAACACCACGCAAATAGACCCGGTAGTGGCGCACTGCAATCACTCAACATTGCCTGTTCTCTGGAGCGAAGAGCTTTTTTCCAGGACGCCATGGCTATGGCAGTTGCTGCAGCAACAAGGTTTGCGGCATGGCTGGTCCCAGGCGATCCACGATGAGGAGAGCGGCCTGCACAGTATTCTCAGCCTGGCCAGAAGCCACTGCCCGATTTCAGCTTATGAGCTGTACGAGAATCTCGGATTCTCGGTGTTCATCAGTCGCCATTTGCACGCTCTGGCGCTCGAGATGCAACCGAAAAAAAAGGCTCGCCCCCAGGTTCCTCCCTTGTCACGGCGGGAACTCGAAGTATTGAAACTGTCGGCCGATGGCAAGACGGCCTATGAAATTGCCAGGATCCTCAATTTGAGTGAACGCACGGTCAATTTTCATGTGCACAGGGCTATCGAGAAGCTCGGCGTCAACAACAAGATTGCGGCAGTCATCGCCGCGGCCCGGTCCGGAGCCATCTGAAAGCGCCCGACTGCGGGAAAACCTGCGGGTAATCCAGGCAAAAAAAACGTACCATTTGCGGTCCCTCCTGAGTGATGGCGTGTAGACCTTCACGACGCAGTACACTCGGACGGCTCCGCCCGCTCCAACGCCTTCAGGCAGCGGGATATCCGTTGATTACCCAGAGCCCCGCCCCATGCCTTTGCTCGAAACACCCTTCGCCAGCCTTGACCTGATCCGCCAGCCCGAACAGCAGAACGAACCGCTGCAAGCTTTCGATGCAGCCGATGAATACCTGCTCAATCATCTGGCCGAACAGCAGCCGGCGTCGGACACCCGGGTATTGGTGCTCAATGACAGTTTCGGCGCATTGGCGGCCAGCCTCGCGGGCAAGGTGCGGGTGGCCAGCAGCGGTGATTCGTTCCTGGCCTTGCAGGGTCTGGAAAAGAACCTGGTGCGCAACGGCCTGGCGTTTGATGCGGTGCCGAGCGTACCCGCCAGCGAAACCCCAGCCGGGCCGTTCGACTGCGTACTCATCCGTGTACCGAAAACCCTGGCGCTGCTGGAAGAACAACTGATCCGCCTGCAAGGCCAACTGGCACCCGGCGCCCAAGTGGTTGCCGCCGCCATGATCAAGCATCTGCCCCGGGCGGCGGGCGACTTGCTGGAGCGTTACATCGGCCCCGTGCAAGCCTCGTTGGCGGTGAAGAAGGCGCGGCTGTTGATTGCCACGGCTCAGGACAAAACGCCAGCGGTGTCGCCTTACCCAACGCGATACAGACTCGACGAACCGGATATCGAACTGCTCAACCACGCCAATGTGTTTTGCCGCGAAGGCCTGGACATCGGCACCCGGGCATTTTTGCCACACCTGCCGAAAAACCTTGGCTCGGCGCGGGTCGCCGATCTCGGTTGCGGCAACGGCGTCCTGGCCATCGCCAGCGCCCTGCAAAACCCCGAGGCCCACTACACGCTGGTGGACGAGTCGTTCATGGCCGTGCAATCGGCGTCCGAGAACTGGCGCGCAGCCTTGGGTGAACGGGAAGTGATCGTGCGAGCCGGTGATGGCCTGGCCGGCCAGGAACCGCAATCGCTTGACGTCGTGCTGTGCAATCCACCGTTTCACCAGCAACAGGTGGTGGGCGACTTCCTGGCCTGGCGAATGTTCCAGCAGGCGCGCGAAGCGCTGGTCGTGGGCGGCGCGCTGTACATCGTCGGCAATCGTCACCTGGGTTACCACAGCAAGCTGGCGCGATTGTTCCGCGGTGTCGAGCAAGTGGCGGCCAATCCGAAATTCGTGATCCTCAAGGCGCGCAAGTAACAGGCAAAAAAAACCCTCCGGTCGGAGGGTCGTAAATCCGCGCCTCGAGGCCACGGGAGAGATGTCAGTGCGTGGTCAGGCCGGCCGCGTTCATGAACAGTCGCATCAGGCTGGCGACGATGAACAAGGCGCCCACGCTGCCGACCCAGATCAGGACCAACCAGCCGAGCCGCTGCCACAGCGGCTTTTTTTCGGCTTCTTCAATGTCGTGCAGGGAATGTTTGCCGTTCATTGATAAATCCTCCGATGTAGATCGATGGCGTCTGTCAGGACGCCATCGCGAGCAGGCTCGCTCCCACATTAGTTTCGTGGCGCACAGGGCTAGTGATAGCCGTCTTCATGGGTGACCTTGCCGCGGAACACGTAGTAGCTCCAGAAGGTGTAGCCCAGGATGAACGGGATGATGAACAGCGTGCCCACCAGCATGAAGCCCTGGCTTTGCGGCGGCGCGGCGGCGTCCCAGATCGAGATCGACGGCGGGATGATGTTCGGCCACAGGCTGATGCCCAACCCGCTGTAACCAAGGAAGATCAGCACCAGGGTCAGCAGGAACGGCGTGTAATGCGCGTTGCGGGCCACGGCGCGGATCAGGCCGTACATCGTCACCAGCACCAGGATCGGCACCGGCATGAACCAGAACAGATTCGGCATGGTGAACCAGCGAGCGGCGATATCCGTGTGGGCCAACGGGGTCCAGATGCTGACGATGCCGATCACCGCCAGCAGCACGAAGGCCAATGGCCGTGCCAGATCATGCATCTGTTCCTGCAACTTGCCTTCGGTCTTCATGATCAGCCAGGTGCAACCGAGCAAGGCATACGCCACCACCAGCGCCGCACCACAGAACATCGTGAACGGTGTCAGCCAGTCCAGTGAACCACCGGCGAACTGCCGGTTGACCACCGGCAGCCCGTCGATGAACGCGCCAAGCGCAACGCCCTGGAAGAACGTCGCAGTGACCGAGCCACCGATGAATGCCTTGTCCCACAGGTGGCGCTTGTCGTCCCTGGCCTTGAAGCGGAACTCGAAGGCCACACCGCGGAAGATCAGCCCGATCAACATCAGGATCAGCGGCAGGTACAGCGCCGAGAGCACCACCGAATAGGCCAGCGGAAACGCGCCGAACAACGCCGCGCCACCCAACACCAGCCAGGTCTCGTTGCCGTCCCAGACCGGGGCGACGGTGTTCATCATCACATCGCGATCGGTCTTGCCCGGAATGAACGGGAAGAGAATGCCGATGCCCAGGTCGAAACCGTCCATGACCACGTACATCATGATGCCGAAGATGATGATCACGGCCCAGATCAGCGGAAGATCAATACCCATGATTCAAATCTCCTTGGTCAGGCTGTGGCCGGCATCGTCGGCGGCGGCGGACAGCGGACGGGCCGGTGTGCGTTTCTGGCCGGGGCCTCCGTCGTTGGTTTCCTTGCCTTCGTCGGTCTTCGGCCCCTTGCGCACCAGGCGCATCATGTAGCCAAGACCGGCGCCAAACAGCGCGAAATAAACCACGACAA includes:
- a CDS encoding ferredoxin--NADP reductase, encoding MSVSEEKFTRQTLLEVHPLTPNLFTLRATRDAGFRFRAGQFARLGVTKADGSTVWRAYSMVSSPFDEFLEFFSIVVPGGEFTSELSRLGVGDALLVDRQAFGYLTLDRFVDGPDLWLLATGTGIAPFLSILQDFEVWERFERIILVYSVREARELAYQELIAGLAKLEYLAEYAHKLQLITTVTREQHPGALNGRITALIENGELERTAGVALTPEHSRVMLCGNPQMIDDTRKLLKKRDMHLSLSRRPGQVAVENFW
- the mscL gene encoding large-conductance mechanosensitive channel protein MscL, with protein sequence MGVLNEFKAFAVKGNVVDMAVGIIIGAAFGKIVTSFVGDLIMPPIGMLIGGVDFSDLAITLKAAEGAAPAVMLAYGKFIQTIIDFVIVAFAIFMGVKAINRLKREEAVAPSLPPVPTKEEELLGEIRDLLKAQNNRP
- a CDS encoding autoinducer binding domain-containing protein — translated: MEIWKESQLNQLAHTQEINTAYRIALNFARNLGYKFCGFSITSNSVVTGASPVNLNNFPHEWNIQYEKNNTTQIDPVVAHCNHSTLPVLWSEELFSRTPWLWQLLQQQGLRHGWSQAIHDEESGLHSILSLARSHCPISAYELYENLGFSVFISRHLHALALEMQPKKKARPQVPPLSRRELEVLKLSADGKTAYEIARILNLSERTVNFHVHRAIEKLGVNNKIAAVIAAARSGAI
- a CDS encoding DUF2474 domain-containing protein, translating into MNGKHSLHDIEEAEKKPLWQRLGWLVLIWVGSVGALFIVASLMRLFMNAAGLTTH
- a CDS encoding methyltransferase; translated protein: MPLLETPFASLDLIRQPEQQNEPLQAFDAADEYLLNHLAEQQPASDTRVLVLNDSFGALAASLAGKVRVASSGDSFLALQGLEKNLVRNGLAFDAVPSVPASETPAGPFDCVLIRVPKTLALLEEQLIRLQGQLAPGAQVVAAAMIKHLPRAAGDLLERYIGPVQASLAVKKARLLIATAQDKTPAVSPYPTRYRLDEPDIELLNHANVFCREGLDIGTRAFLPHLPKNLGSARVADLGCGNGVLAIASALQNPEAHYTLVDESFMAVQSASENWRAALGEREVIVRAGDGLAGQEPQSLDVVLCNPPFHQQQVVGDFLAWRMFQQAREALVVGGALYIVGNRHLGYHSKLARLFRGVEQVAANPKFVILKARK
- the cydB gene encoding cytochrome d ubiquinol oxidase subunit II, which produces MGIDLPLIWAVIIIFGIMMYVVMDGFDLGIGILFPFIPGKTDRDVMMNTVAPVWDGNETWLVLGGAALFGAFPLAYSVVLSALYLPLILMLIGLIFRGVAFEFRFKARDDKRHLWDKAFIGGSVTATFFQGVALGAFIDGLPVVNRQFAGGSLDWLTPFTMFCGAALVVAYALLGCTWLIMKTEGKLQEQMHDLARPLAFVLLAVIGIVSIWTPLAHTDIAARWFTMPNLFWFMPVPILVLVTMYGLIRAVARNAHYTPFLLTLVLIFLGYSGLGISLWPNIIPPSISIWDAAAPPQSQGFMLVGTLFIIPFILGYTFWSYYVFRGKVTHEDGYH